A genomic stretch from Lathyrus oleraceus cultivar Zhongwan6 chromosome 2, CAAS_Psat_ZW6_1.0, whole genome shotgun sequence includes:
- the LOC127117787 gene encoding anthocyanidin 3-O-glucosyltransferase 2: protein MKKAQLVFIPSPFVGHIVSTLEFAKLLINRDNRLHITVLIMKFPNTTDIDAYTKSIPISDSLNLINLPECSLPPNMDRLPTMTALLEAQKPNVKQAVSGLTTGEGKHRRLAAFVVDMLCTPLTDIAKEFSVPTLVFYTSGVAFLGLSLHLHTINERDSIDSTQLLQLNELLVPSFANPVPTKSLPSVVLQKKLESFLMRYWKGLKNADGIIVNSFEELESHAVDSFVSDPGLAGITLYPVGPILNLEHKIKDLDESDDTMKWLDDQPPSSVIFLCFGSLGSFDEDQIKEIAYAIENSGVRFIWSLRKPPPKSTMDAPSNYSPFHLDSILPKGFLDRTADVGRVVGWAPQGQILAHPATGGFVSHCGWNSTLESIYFGVPIATWPISAEQQTNAFELVSELKLSVEIALDYRITFNGEANYVVTADMIEKGIKSVMDKDGEIRKKVKEMSEKSRKTLLKGGSSYTYLERLIDYIMNQVSN from the coding sequence ATGAAAAAAGCACAACTAGTGTTTATCCCTTCACCCTTTGTAGGTCATATAGTTTCCACTCTCGAGTTCGCGAAGCTTCTAATCAACCGTGATAACCGTCTCCATATAACCGTCTTGATTATGAAATTCCCAAATACCACAGATATTGATGCCTACACTAAATCCATTCCCATCTCTGATTCTCTCAATCTCATCAACCTTCCAGAATGTTCTCTTCCTCCAAACATGGATCGACTTCCCACCATGACCGCCCTCCTCGAAGCTCAAAAACCAAATGTCAAACAAGCCGTCTCCGGCCTCACCACCGGAGAAGGAAAACACAGACGCCTTGCCGCCTTTGTTGTTGACATGTTGTGCACACCCTTGACTGATATTGCCAAAGAGTTCTCCGTCCCTACCCTCGTCTTCTACACTTCCGGCGTTGCTTTCCTTGGCTTGTCTCTCCATCTTCACACTATCAATGAGCGAGATAGTATAGATTCCACTCAGTTGCTGCAACTCAATGAGTTGCTTGTCCCGAGTTTCGCTAACCCGGTTCCAACAAAATCGTTGCCTAGTGTTGTGCTACAAAAGAAATTGGAGTCGTTTTTGATGAGATATTGGAAAGGCCTCAAGAATGCCGATGGCATTATAGTAAATTCATTTGAAGAGCTTGAATCGCATGCGGTTGATTCGTTTGTATCTGATCCCGGTCTAGCTGGTATAACACTATATCCGGTTGGACCGATACTAAATTTGGAACACAAAATCAAAGACCTTGATGAATCCGACGATACCATGAAGTGGCTTGATGATCAACCTCCCTCCTCGGTAATTTTTCTCTGCTTTGGAAGTTTGGGTTCTTTCGACGAGGATCAGATTAAGGAGATAGCATATGCTATTGAGAATAGTGGAGTCCGTTTTATATGGTCTCTCCGTAAACCTCCACCAAAAAGCACCATGGACGCGCCCTCTAACTACTCACCTTTTCATTTGGATTCGATTCTACCAAAAGGGTTTTTAGATCGAACTGCTGATGTTGGAAGGGTCGTTGGATGGGCCCCACAAGGTCAAATACTAGCTCACCCTGCAACAGGAGGATTCGTTTCTCATTGTGGCTGGAATTCAACACTGGAGAGTATTTACTTTGGTGTGCCTATTGCAACGTGGCCTATTTCTGCAGAACAACAAACAAATGCTTTTGAATTGGTGAGTGAATTGAAGTTGAGTGTGGAGATTGCATTGGATTATCGCATAACGTTCAATGGTGAGGCTAACTATGTTGTAACGGCAGACATGATTGAGAAAGGAATAAAGAGTGTGATGGATAAGGATGGAGAGATAAGAAAGAAAGTGAAAGAGATGAGTGAAAAGAGTAGAAAGACTTTGTTAAAAGGAGGATCCTCTTACACTTATTTAGAACGTTTGATTGATTATATTATGAATCAAGTGTCAAATTAA